A segment of the Gemmatimonadales bacterium genome:
GCATTTCGGGCTCGCGCTGCGTATGATGACAACTCGTCCGACAACAATGTATACAAAGCCGAGTACCGAACTGGTCACCGTTCGTCGCAGGAAATCCAGCTTTTAGTCCCGCGCCGCGTGGGCTCGCGTCGCGTGAGATCGTGTCTTAGCCCCCAGACCCGGAGAAGCGTATGAGGTTGAGGAAACTCCTCGGAGCCGTCGTGGCGTGTATGGCGCTCACGGCCGGTGGGTTGGCAGCACAGGACGTGAGCGGCATCGTCGTCGATAGCCGTTCCGGCCGAGCACTCGAGGGCGCGCGCGTGGCCGTCGAGGGTGCAGCAGGCAGGGAAGTCCGCAGCAACAACGCCGGTCGGTTTACCCTGACTGGTCTCTCCGGGTCGGAAGTGACGCTCCGGGTCACCATGATCGGCTACAGCCCGCGAACGCAGACCGCACGCGTCGGCGCCAACGACGTCCGCATTCTGCTGACCGAGCAGGCCATCAACCTCGGCGAGCTCGTCGTGACCGGTACGCCGGAAGCGGTGGAGCGCCGGACCCTCGGCAATGCCACGGCGACGGTGCATGCCGCCGACCAGCAGGCCTTTGCGCCGGTGCCGGACATCTCGAACCTGATCAACAGCCGTGCGCCTGGCGTCATGGTCATTCCGGGCACGGGCCAGGTCGGCGCCGGTCCGCAGATCCGGATCCGGGGTGTCAACAGCTTCAGCTTGAACGGCAACCCGCTGATTTACGTCGACGGCGCCCGGGTCAACAACTCGGTGGCCCAGGGTATCTCGGTGCAGGGCTTCGGCTCGGGTATTTCGAGCCGGCTCAATGACATCGACCCCGATCAGATCGAAAGCATCGAAATCATCAAGGGCCCGGCAGCGGCGACCCTGTACGGCACCGAAGCCACCAATGGTGTGATCCAGATCATCACCAAGCGCGGCAAGCAGGGTGCCAAGCCGGTCATCGGCTTCCAGACCCGTCAGGGCACCAACTGGTTCATGAATCCGGAAGGCCGGATCGTGCAGCCGGTGTCGCTCATCAACGGAGTCGAGACCTACTGGAACCCGGTTCGTCAGGAGGACGAGCGCTACGCCCGCCTCAAGAACAACCCGGACTCCATGGCCGCGCCGCTCTTCAAGAACGGCTACCTGATGGGCTACGGCGCCAACATCAGCGGTGGCACCGACGCCGTCCGGTATTTCGCGGGCACCACGTTCGACGCCGACAACGGCATCGAGCCGACCAACAACCAGCGCCGTCTCACGACGAACCTCAACCTGTCGATCAGCGGCGGCGAGAAGTTCGATGTGCAGACCAGCTTTGGCTTCGTCAAGAACAAGGTCAATCAGGCCTTCGAGGCGGGCGCCGGCGGCATCTGGTTCTCGACCATCTTCGGCGACCCGAACCTGGTTAACACCCCGCGGCGTGGCTTCAACGGTGCTCCGCCGGAGTACCAGTGGGGCTTCCGTCAGGCGGTGCTGTCGATCAACCGGTTCACGGGCAGCGTGACGTTGAACCACCGGCCGACGTCGTGGCTCAGCCACAAGCTGACCGTCGGGCTCGACCAGACCGACCAGGCCTCGGAGCAGCTGAACCGGTATCTCCGTCCCGAGTGGGTTCAGTTCAACCCGGGCGTTGGACGGCTTGGCCTCAAGTACAAGCAGCGGAATACCACCAACCTGACGACCTTCGACTACAGCGCCACGGCCCGCTGGTCGATCTCGGACAAGATCGCGTCGACGACGTCGGCTGGTGCGCAGTACTACCGCCGTCGGGATGACGTGCTCTGGGGCCAGGGTGAGCAGTTCCCGGCGCCGGGCCTCGAGGCGGTTGCCGCGGCCTCCGTCTTCTCGGCCTCCGAGTCCTTCGTCGAGAACGCCACGCTGGGCAGCTACTTCCAGCAGCAGTTCGGCTTCAACGACCGCCTGTACGTTACCGGCGCGGTCCGCGTCGACAACAACAGCGCTTTCGGCGACAATTTCACGCTGATCGCGTATCCGAAGGTCAGC
Coding sequences within it:
- a CDS encoding SusC/RagA family TonB-linked outer membrane protein, whose amino-acid sequence is MRLRKLLGAVVACMALTAGGLAAQDVSGIVVDSRSGRALEGARVAVEGAAGREVRSNNAGRFTLTGLSGSEVTLRVTMIGYSPRTQTARVGANDVRILLTEQAINLGELVVTGTPEAVERRTLGNATATVHAADQQAFAPVPDISNLINSRAPGVMVIPGTGQVGAGPQIRIRGVNSFSLNGNPLIYVDGARVNNSVAQGISVQGFGSGISSRLNDIDPDQIESIEIIKGPAAATLYGTEATNGVIQIITKRGKQGAKPVIGFQTRQGTNWFMNPEGRIVQPVSLINGVETYWNPVRQEDERYARLKNNPDSMAAPLFKNGYLMGYGANISGGTDAVRYFAGTTFDADNGIEPTNNQRRLTTNLNLSISGGEKFDVQTSFGFVKNKVNQAFEAGAGGIWFSTIFGDPNLVNTPRRGFNGAPPEYQWGFRQAVLSINRFTGSVTLNHRPTSWLSHKLTVGLDQTDQASEQLNRYLRPEWVQFNPGVGRLGLKYKQRNTTNLTTFDYSATARWSISDKIASTTSAGAQYYRRRDDVLWGQGEQFPAPGLEAVAAASVFSASESFVENATLGSYFQQQFGFNDRLYVTGAVRVDNNSAFGDNFTLIAYPKVSLSYIAKENGEGFVNTLKLRGAYGQAGQQPAAFSAVRSWQAVVGGNGSAAAIPQFVGNPDLKPERAEEFEVGADAGLLNDRLGFSVTGFYKKTRDAILQKSLAPSLGYTGAQFINVGAIKNQGIEVEVYGTPIQKQNFALDLRFSLATNDNEILALGNRPDGTPITTLGNGQPTVGKPVDAYWARRVVQAELNAAGQAINVLCDDGNGGGLPCGSAPFVLMGRYDPKLEGAFSATATLWNRLRVYGLADFKQGNKHLDNNRRALCQVFFRCVENVRPHDFDPKVVAEIQTGGTATSFVASDASFIKLRELSLAYSMPRSVARWFRATDGTFALTARNLHTWTGYSGLDPEAYFVTQQFVRLEQDQTPQLASLNFSINLTF